CGTTAATTAGATATATCATCAAATATCAACTGGTCTTATTTACTGGTTGTATTTTCTGTATGGTGTCAGGTCCCCAAGCCATAGGATGGCATGGAAATGGAGAGGCACATAACAAATAGCACAAGTAGTGGTTTGCTCTGCCATCCAAGAGCCAACTCTAAATTCCAGCCAAGTCATTTTCAGATTTACACAGAAGCAGGAAAGCTGTTTCTGACTGAAttagtttttcttcttgttgaaagtctcctttaaaaaaaaaagtgtcctttaaaatttttaaattttcaaaaagtcTCTGTAAGTACTAAGATTtcacatatttgcaaatattcttgTGCCTTTTCCAGCCTAATAGTTTTAATTATATGTAGATTCTATTGATAGCTACCAATTACCGTGACCCCTCTGCATTTTGGAGACATTTACTCTGTTTATTACTCATCTATTTTGCTAATGAGAGATTCACTGTCATTTTttagttactgatttttttttgaaaagttgtcTCTTTTgtagataagatttttttctttttttaaaaaatattttatttatttattctcgagagacacagagagagaggcagagacaccggcagagggaaaagcaggctccatgcagggagcccaatgcgggactcgatccccagacccgggatcacgccctgagccaaaggcagatgctcaaccactgagccacccagtcaccaagattttttttctttattcttgattTATCAGTAGCTTCTCTATTTGTGTGGAACTTTTACCTTTggacaaaaaattttaaacatctgtATATAACTGTGCTGCATTCTGGTAAAGAAGCTCATCAAATCACATAATTTGTGGGATTTAGCAAAGGTTCCATTATATGAGTATGATGGATTAAATCACTGGTCACTAGTGATGTAACTAGCTTAAACTTGAACTCAACTTTTGAAGAATTTTTCCTTTCAACAATCTTTTTATACTTCtagtgttccattttttttttcagatctacttgtatttatttctgctttttcccctttttaaaaagattttatttaaattcctgttaacatacagtgtaatattagtttcaggtataaaatgtagtgattcaacaattcgaTACAGATACTCAGTGGTTATCATAAGTGTACTCTGAATCCCCTTCACTGGTTTCACCCATGTCTGTCCCTGCCTACCACCGTCAGTTCGTTCTCTCTAGTTAGGAGtctatttcttgctttgtctgtctgtctatctgtctgtctgtctctctctcttgtttatagcagcattatctacgaTAGTCAAATTAAGGAAACAGTCCacatgtccattgactgatgaatggataaagatgtagtttatatgtacaatggaatatactctggttcccccaccccgggataaagtttttttttttaagttttattgatgtataattcaTACACTGTGAACCTATTTAAAGCATGCAACTGGCTGGGTTTTGACATACATATGCACCCGTGAAACTATCACCACAATTAAAATATCATCAACTGCAAGAGTTTCCTGAATTGCCTCTTCCCTCCTGATTCAACTGTATCTCCAGGTAACCACtgatgtgctttctttctttttttaaagattttatttatttatttgaaagagacagagggattaagaggcaggaggagcagcagagggagagggacaagcagactctgctgagtgcagagcttgatcccatgactctgagatcatgacctgagctgaaatcaactgactgagccacccaggcacccctgatctGTTTTCTATCATTATGTTTGCACTCTAtagaatttttatagaaatagaagcaCATGGAATGTACTTTTTATTTGGCTTCCTTcattaagattcatccatgttgtatcaacatttcactttttattgctgagtattccattatatgaatatagcATAATTTAACCATTCACCTGTTAATGGACTTTTTAGTAGTTTCCAGGTTTTTGTTATTGCAAATCAAGCTACTATGAATAAgcttttgtatggacatatgcttttatttctcttgaatgAATAGGTAGGCATGAAATGCCTGGGTCATATGGTGAGTGTATGTTTAAACTTTCTAAAAACTGCTgaactttttttccaaaatgtaccATTTTGTACTTGTACCATTTGTACTTGATTCCTTTCTCCCTACAATtgggatttcaatttttttaattgaggaaaaattcatataacatacaTTTGTCTTAATGTGTACAACTCAgtgcattcacaatgttgtgcaaccacaaCCTCTCtctagttttaaaactttttcatcaccTTCAAACATCACATATCCATTAAGTAATCACTCCCAATTCCCCCTTactccctggcaaccactaatcccCTTTCTATCGCTTTGGATTTGGTTGttctagaaatttcatataaatggaatcacacaatatgtgaccttttgtgcctgacttctttcacttggcatgatGTTGAAGTTTGTTGACTTTGTAGTATGCATCAGGACTGCAttccttcttatggctgaatacatttcactgtatgtatatatcacaatttgtctatccatttattcactgatggatatttaggtgGTTTACACCTTTTGGTTAAAGAgcgctgctatgaacattaatgAACAAGtgactcggggatccctgggtggcttagaggtttagcacctgccttcggcctagggtgtgatcctggagtcccgggaatgagtcccacatcaggctccctgcatggagcttgtgtctccctctgcctgtgtctctgtctcttctgtgtctctcatgagtaaataaataaaatctttaaaaaaaaatgaacaagtgaCTCAATACTCATTTTCAATTTGGGGGGAAATACACCTAAGGAAATTGTGGGACCATATGAtcattctgtgtttaacttttagaAGAAACTCCCAAGGTTCCTATTTCCAGATGCTTACCAACActtccttttgtgttttgttaaaataacaatcatcctgggacgcctgggtggctcagaggttgagcatctgcctttggctcagggtgtgatcccagagtcccaagatcaagtcccacaacgggctccctgcatggagcctgcttctccctctgcttgcatctctgcctgtgtatctctcatgaataaataaaatcttaaaaaaaaaatagtcatcctaatgggtatgagatggtaatctcattgtggttttgatttgcatttccctaatgaccactgatactgagcaccttttcatgttggccatttgcatatcttctttagagaaatatctataGGATCATCATTTTGGACAGTAATAATTAGGCTATGAGCCTCCACCGTCTTGAGGTAATGAGGAGCATTCTTGCTTAGCATATGCTTTTTAACTTTCTATTATGGAAGATTTCAAACAGATATGAAATTAGAGTGATTCAATTAACAGTTCATAGATACCCCTTTTAGTGTAAGTCTTGAcaatgttgttggtttttttttgtttgtttgtttttgttttttttccttttttgcaagGTGAGTTCCTGGTTGAAGCTTTTTTACCTAGACATCCACTTCAAAGATGGTGGTCTTTAATAAACACATTGCCAGCCACACTATAAAGAGCCAGCTGTACTCGCTCCTGCTCTAGGCTCCTTAGTTTTAGGAATCCTAGTCAGTTTCTATAACTGACCCTTAGgccatttgctttttctcttcctgcaCTTTAAATTCCcactcttatattttaaattcaccaataaaaatGAACCCATGAAACCCTAGGCCCCGCCCTCAACTCTGATAAAAGCAGAACCCTAGGCCTGCTCACTCCCTTTCTGACCTTCTCTCCCACTTTCCGCCCAACCTCACTGTGTGGCACGTTATAATTTCAGGTTCCCTAAgtaataagctttttaaaaaattttttcagtttCCTGATGGTTACTGATGCAGGAGATCTTGCAAACATATATAAGAAACATAAGGGCTGGTCCAGCCACAACCCTGGTTATTGATAAGGTACACTGAGCACCAAACAGCCCTACTATCTTCCTAATGCCCAATTTTGAGGAACTATGTGCTTTTTCTGCCCTCTCTGGCTGATAAGAGGAAAAAGTCTTTCTCCTTATATTACACTAACAAGTGATTTCTACAAGTACAATTCTGGGCCTGTATCAGATCCTGAAAGTTATATGTGAAATTATCTAATGCATGTGACTTTTCTTTGGTTCTTCCTGGTGAAtgaaaaggcttttatttttatttatttttttaaagattttatttatttattcatagagacacacagagagagagagagagaagcagagatacaggcagagggagaagcaggctccacgcagagagcctgatgtgggactcgatccagggtctccaggatcacgccctgggctgcaggtggcgctaaaccgctgtgccaccagggctgcccaaggcttttatttttatataagggCTCCTTTCTAGTAGTTTGGGCTACTAAAATGTTATTATCTTAATAACATTTATGGGTtaccaaaatgttaatatttatagtTATAGAACTTACTGAGAACAAAAACAATGCAAGCAGAACAATATTCTGCTAAGAAGCATGACTGATAAGCTGCACCAGCCTGCatcacaaaataagaaaacagacaGAAAACACTGCATGTGTGGGTAGCTGGTGCCAATCACTGTGATTCTGAGTCACGGCTTCCATCTTACTTTCACTTGCTCTCACAGAAACTGCCTGCCATGTTATGAGCTGCCCTAAGCAGGGGCCTACATGGCCAGGAATTGAGGGAGGACTCTGGCAGACAGGCAGTGAGGAACTGAAGCCCTCAGCCCAACCACCCACAAGCAACTGAATTTTGCCCCAAACTACCTGAGTGATTTTGGAGGTCTGTCAAGCCTTGAGATGATCACAACCCTGGCTGACACCTCAACCACAGCCTCATGAGACTGAGCCATGGGACCCAGGTAAGCTGTACCCAGACCCCTGACCAACAGaagctgtgagataataaatgtttgtttcaaGCTGCTaagttttaaagtaattttttacaTGGCAATAGGTAACTAATACACCAGGGACAAATGAGGTATTGCTACATCCTGGCCTAAATTTGTCCTGCAGTTGCCTTGGGCTAGTTATCTAACCTGCAAGGGCTGCAGGTCCTTATCTTCAAGATGGGAAGAGCCTTCCCCACCTCACAAATTAACAGCAGTATCTGTATGAAGGATCTGCTCATTGACAAAACCAGCTGGCTTGCTAGGAATTCAACACAGAAAATTTTAACAGACTCAAACCAGCTTACCAGTATCTTCAAGGAAGAATTTCAGGGAGATTTCcatatttctatttccttatcaaaaacatttttaattagtaaaaaCAAAGGACACATTCAACATCAGgtaaaaatcatgttttcctttaattGACTATTTAATTCACACCGCTTCTCTTAGCTGCTACTTTGGTAACAATTAGGTCCCCACCTCTCAAGAACATTGCATCTGAACAGACACAGAACCAGTGTGAACACAGGCCCCAAACCAGGGCTTTTGGAATAACACAAACAGCAAAACCAGCCTTTCTCTTCACTCAGAAAGGGATTATGAATCAGAGGGTCTAAAGCTCCAATTTCCAAACACAGAAAACATGGGAGCTCAAcgtaaaaattaaaaccaaaatgtatCAGAAATGAAATATAGTACCTCCTCATATACTCAAGGTCAAGATGGTTCTTGAGAAATAAGTATCTGAGCATCTGGCCTCTTGTATTAGGAATGGCCCCAGTCCagcatttttaaaggaagatggttttgtttctatttcatttcccaAAGGGGTATAAAAATCTACTAAAAGGGATATAATCAATCAGAATAAATCAGCTCACTCACAAGACACTCTCAGATAATGATTTTTGGTTGCTGAGTATAGTCAGCACATTATTTTCAAAGTGGCAAAATTCAGGGTAATCTGAGAATTCAAAAGTGACAGCTACATTTGCTGATAGGTTTATGTGAgacacacatacatttttttccagtgtatATGTCAAAGGACCAAGATCCCTGATCATCAAAATAAGTTATTTTGTACATTATATAGTGCACAGAACAACAGAGGGAAAGACACTTTCTCGGAGAATGACCAAAAGGCATTTTGCAAAAGGTTCTTATCACTCTGAAGCAGTAGGACTGGAGCCCAGTGCCTTCTGGCCTTTATTAGCTTGACCCCTCCTCTTCTTTGGTTGTAGTGGCCTCAGTGGCAGCTGTCTCTTCTAAACGTTCTGCTggcttcttctcctcttcctcctcttcgtCCTCCTGGGGATAGAGGTCGGGATATTTCTGCATGCATTCCTGCATGGCCCGGAACTGGTCTACACAGTCTGACCCCTTGACATCCTCTGTGCTATAGTGGAAGCAGGAAAAGGCTGACTTGAACTGTTCCCCACAGGGGCCACTGGCCATTCCCCCAAGGCACGGGCAGTTCCAGTTAATGTCTCCATTTGGCAGGATCAATCCTAGAACAGGAACATAGGCAAGGAAAATGTGAGACAGGCTCTTAAAGATTtctgaaaaagcaaaaccaagtcCAGTCCTCAAAAGCTACTTGGGAGGTACAGAACAGTAGGAACTGCTGCCTGGTACACCCTTCCCTGTGAATCTACAATTCGACTTGGATTGGGTTCAAATGCTTGGTGCAAATGCAGCATCCTTTGGCTTGGCTGGAGAGAAGCCATCATTGGCAACTTTCTCCATCACTATATATTCTCAGTAGCCTCCCGATGCGATGGCTGTGGCTGTGCTCCAGAGCTAAACACTGGAAACCACTTAATCCAAAGAAGAAGCCATCATTGGGTTGGTTAACAAGAAGCCTTTTCAAAGCCCCAACACTTTGAGCTAGGTATTGATCTTCTTTTGTTCTCTGCTCCGCTCCCGTTCAAATGATCAGGACCAGACCACCCCGTCAAGCCCCTCTGGCTCTACAACCATCCTCAGAAGCTCAGCTCAGTGTGAGGGCTGGCAAAGAGGAGTCTAAGCCTTCTGCACCAACAGGAAGATGTCCAAGACATGTTGTGTAAGGACAAAGCTAGTGGCATACCAGATGATGTGGTTCTAGTCTCATAACAGTGAAAATCTAGAGGGATGTTAACCATATGAACCAAACTGCTAAACAGCACATGTGTATCAGGGTGGGGTGCACCTACAGACTATCAGTTGCAATATTCTATAGGCCCCCCTACGTTTGAATTCTACCCTTTCTTGTCTTTGAACCTTATTCACATCTAAATAGTATTTCCTgggggcaccccaggtggctcagcggtttagcgcctgccttcagcccagggcgtaatcctggagacctgggatggagtcccacgtcgggctccctgcatggagcctgcttctccccctgcctatgtctctctctctctctctgtgtctctcatgcataaataactaaaatcttaaaaaaaaaaagtatttcctggTTTTCCAAAATGCTTTCAAGATGATGGCTTCATTTCCTTTTGTAATAGACAGGGAAATAGGATTCATATAGAAGTTTCTTACCTGCTTTTACAGGACCGAGGGTACTCTGTTAAGACTCTAAAATGCCCAGTGAAATTACACAGTTTTTCACTTCAACCAAGTACTAAGGCATGGCACTCTGAGTTAGTGTCCAAAGTCCTTGGCCTAAGCTGAACCCTGCCTCTTCATTCTAGCTCAGAAAACTTCAATGATCAACAGATCTGTGGCTGCAGTTCCTTACTTATAAAATGGGCTAACAGTGGGCATCTCAGTGGGTAGCACATCCCCAGCAGGCAATTCACCACTAGACCATCAGCAGCTGCAGGGCACGTACTCAAGTACCAAACTACTTGTGGTAAAACACGTAGTCTTTTTGACAACCTTCTTCAATATGTACTACAAATCGCAGTTTGCACATGAAATTTTTATCGTGTGATGGAGTCTAGTCAGGACTACAGCCAGGGCCCAAAGGATTCCCAGAGCCCAAGCTATCTCCCCCACATCTTACCACCTCTCCCTACGCAGGCCAGCATGGTACAGGTACATCTGTACACCTCAGAGATATTATGGGTTAGGTCACAGACACCACAATAAAGCCAGTATCACATAAAGCATATCAAATTACTTTCTTGGTTTCCTGGTGCATAGGAAAGCTATGTTTGTACCACAGTGTAGTGTATTCGGTGcataatagcattatgtctaaaaaacacTGTAcatacattaaatgaaaatgcTTTATTGCTAAAGAATGCTAACCATAATCTGAGCTTTCAATGAATTGTAAATTTTTGCTCGTGGAGAGTCTTGCCtggatgttgatggctgctgactgatcagggtggtagttgcggcaatttcttaaaataagacgaCAATGAAATTTGCTGCATCGACAAACTCTTCCTTTCATGTAGCATGTGacgctgtttgatagcattttacccccCAGCAGAACTTCTTTTAAACTGAAATCAATCTGCTTTATCAACTATTCTAAGTCTTTAGTTGTCATTTCAACCATCTACATAGCATCTCCACCAGATGTGGACACCTAAAGAAACCACCTTCTTTGTTAATCAAAAGCAACTTTTCACCtgataaagtttcttttttttttaattgaaatataatgaaCATACAGTACTATATTtcttttcaggtgtacaatatatataattctatacCCTTCTCAATGTCATCAGggtaagtatactcttaatccttTTCACCTGTTTCACTCCATCCCCAGAAGTCATCAGTTAAAGCATGATCATGAGATCGAAGCAGTTCAGTCATGTCTTCAggatctacattttttttttaagattttatttgagagagagagtgtgagagagagcatgagcaggggggaggggggagggagaagcagattccctgctgagcagggagcctgatgtaggactcgatcctgggactctaggaccatgacctgagctcccaggctccacttctaatctccagttctcttgctatttcctccacatctgcagttacttcttCCCCTGAAGTGCTGAACCTCTTTAAGTCCTCCATGAGGCttggaatctgcttcttccaAGTTCctgttcatgttgatattttgacctcttcccatgcaTGAATCAccaatgttcttaatggcatctagaatggtgaatcctttccaaaaAGATTTTCAATTGATTTCACCCAGATCCATtagaggaatcactatctatggcccctatagccttatgaaatgtatttcttaaaacagTAAGACTTGAAATCAAAGTGACTCTTTGACCcctgggctgcagaatggatgttttggtagcaggcatgaaaacaacattcatCTTGTACATCTCCACCAATGTTCTtaggtgaccaggtgcattgtcagtgagaagtaatattttaaaaggaatctttttttcttttttttctgagcagtaagTCTTAATactgggcttaaaatattcagcaaaCCATGTTGTAATAGAAGTGCTGTCTTCCAGggtttgttgttccatttatagagcacaggcagaggagatttagcataattcttaagggccctggGATTTTTGGAATAGCGAGCACTGGCTTCAACTTCAAGTCTGCATTAGCCGCTAATAAGAGTGCCCATCCTTtgaagctttgttttttttttcctttgaagctttgaagccaggcactgacttctctTCTGTAGCTATGAAAGCcccagatggcatcttcttccaacagaaggctgtttcatctacGTCGAAAATCTGTTTAGTGAAGCCACCTTCATTAATGATctcagctagatcttctggatgaCTTGCTGTAGCTTCTGTATCAGCACCTGCTGCTTCACTTTGCACTTTCATGTTACAGAGACGGTTTCTTCCTTAACCCTCAGCAACCACCTCTGCTAGCTTCACATTTCTCTTCTGCAGCTTGCTCACCTGTCTCAGTCTTCACGCAATTAAAGAGTTAGGGCCTTGCCTCCATTAGGCTCTGGCTTAACGGAATGTTGGGGCTGGTGTGATCCTCCCTCCAGACCACTAAAACCTTCTTCCTATCAGCAATgaggctgtttcactttcttatcatgtgctcactggagtagcacttttaatttctttcacaaacttttcctttgcattcaagACTTGACTAACTGGTATAAGAGGCCGAACTTTCGGTCTATCCTGGCTCctgacatgccttcctcactaagctcaATCACTTCTAACTTTTGATGTGATGTGACAAGCTGCACAACCTCCCCTCTCAAACACTTAGAGGCCACTATCAGTTATTAAGTGGCCTAATAATACTGCCATGTCAGGGAATGGGGAGACccgagaagagagagagacaaggaagaGCCAGTCGGTAGAAAAGTCAGAACATATATTGATTAAACGATAACATTAATTGATTAAATTCCCCATCTTACACGGTTTGTGGCACCCAGAACTGCAATAGATCATCAATCAGTTAGTCCATGGCTGGGAAGGACACCTGAGAGCCCAACATTGGCCAggacaaaatgggaaaggaatttTGGGCATTCTCCCCAGGAAGGGTCTGTGGGTCCCCAGGAGGCCTGTGTCACTTACCATGCTCTTCATACGGATCGTTGGGATCATCAGCCACCAGCTCTGCATTGCTCGGAGTTTCATGGTCCTCTTTGGTCACAAATATGATTCGATCCTTCCCTAGTATTTGGAGAATAGAGGGAAGAAACATCTCACTCAAGAGCAGCCAAGCTGCCCCAAACCcaaaaaaaagccacacaaacCAAGTTTTAAGACTGTCCTATGCAAAACCCCAAAGCGAGGGGACCATCAAACTGCCCTCCCTGAGCTGCATCACTGAGTCTGTGTGATGGTCTAGCAGTCACTTCTACTCCGTGCCTGCAACCAAAACAGTAAATCCACCAAGGTCATGGTGAGGAAGAAGATGCCATATGCACCCTCCAGGTAGGAGATGAAATGCCTGATCTAATGAAACGCAGCTGCTTGTAGTCCACAGATTTGATTACTCTGGTGCAACaactttttccctcttcccatcaAGAAAGGGGCAGTCCCATCTCAG
The nucleotide sequence above comes from Canis aureus isolate CA01 chromosome 19, VMU_Caureus_v.1.0, whole genome shotgun sequence. Encoded proteins:
- the CHCHD4 gene encoding mitochondrial intermembrane space import and assembly protein 40 produces the protein MAYCRQEGKDRIIFVTKEDHETPSNAELVADDPNDPYEEHGLILPNGDINWNCPCLGGMASGPCGEQFKSAFSCFHYSTEDVKGSDCVDQFRAMQECMQKYPDLYPQEDEEEEEEKKPAERLEETAATEATTTKEEEGSS